The Salvia miltiorrhiza cultivar Shanhuang (shh) chromosome 1, IMPLAD_Smil_shh, whole genome shotgun sequence genome has a window encoding:
- the LOC131007145 gene encoding transcription termination factor MTERF9, chloroplastic-like isoform X1, giving the protein MVLLHAARRGAAFVAGRRLHNRTSSFFACSCTGLHKRQKTDSSFVFLRFSSYPYVLKPGHFHTTSCESVESLQAGIELAGDEEKSRESADIFQEWGCSESDISKIFERRSSLRKMDIHILRSKLDILSRLGIKSADLVKMVHCRPRLLNCRINIDLNERLVYLEGLFGSKEVLVKAIVRNPSLLIYDFQNKVKPIIAMYESLGLSKEDLITVLLSRPTLIPRTNLNEEKLDYIRRTGVSERSKMYKHVVSIVAISRMETIREKMLSMEKYGLSEDDYLCLIGRSPLVMTLSVDKVQRNMTYILGTMKLPASVVLHNPFLIFFNLEKVLKPRFLIACKIDDMGLAPQIKGPLLLRAMRMSDKRFIKAFISCHPESVAEELLTAYKNAKCVRRLAESSKKNLHTGFPF; this is encoded by the exons ATGGTACTCTTGCACGCCGCCAGGAGAGGTGCTGCTTTTGTTGCCGGCCGCCGCTTGCACAACCGCACCTCTTCATTTTTCGCTTGTTCATGTACA GGCCTACATAAGCGTCAGAAAACTGATTCAAGTTTCGTGTTTCTCCGCTTTAGCTCATATCCTTATGTTCTTAAACCTGGACATTTTCATACTACATCTTGTGAATCCGTTGAAAGTCTACAAGCAGGGATAGAATTAGCTGGTGATGAGGAGAAATCGAGAGAATCAGCTGACATTTTCCAAGAATGGGGTTGTAGTGAGAGTGATATATCCAAGATTTTTGAGCGACGTTCATCTTTACGTAAGATGGACATTCATATCCTTCGGTCTAAGCTCGACATACTCTCTCGCTTGGGCATCAAATCAGCTGACCTTGTAAAGATGGTGCATTGCCGTCCCCGCTTGCTCAACTGCAGAATCAACATTGATCTGAACGAACGCCTTGTATATCTGGAGGGTTTGTTCGGCTCAAAGGAGGTCCTAGTGAAGGCCATCGTGCGGAATCCTTCTCTACTGATCTACGACTTCCAAAACAAAGTGAAACCCATCATTGCCATGTACGAGTCGTTGGGCCTCAGCAAAGAGGACTTGATAACTGTGCTTCTGTCTCGCCCCACTTTGATCCCACGCACTAACCTGAATGAAGAGAAGCTAGATTACATCCGTAGGACTGGAGTCTCGGAGCGTTCAAAGATGTATAAACACGTGGTTTCCATAGTTGCTATATCACGCATGGAGACCATCCGTGAAAAGATGCTGAGTATGGAGAAATACGGGCTCTCGGAGGATGACTATCTTTGTCTCATCGGACGTTCCCCGCTCGTGATGACCCTATCTGTTGATAAAGTCCAGAGGAACATGACATATATACTAGGTACGATGAAGCTACCAGCCAGCGTGGTACTACATAATCCGTTCCTGATCTTCTTCAACCTGGAGAAGGTCCTGAAACCGCGTTTCCTGATAGCATGTAAAATTGACGATATGGGACTTGCTCCTCAGATCAAGGGACCTCTCTTGTTGAGAGCGATGAGGATGTCAGATAAGAGATTCATCAAAGCATTTATATCTTGCCACCCCGAGAGCGTGGCCGAAGAGCTGCTCACGGCATATAAAAATGCTAAATGCGTCAGAAGGTTAGCAGAGTCCTCAAAGAAGAACTTGCATACAGGATTCCCGTTCTGA
- the LOC131007145 gene encoding transcription termination factor MTERF9, chloroplastic-like isoform X2: MVLLHAARRGAAFVAGRRLHNRTSSFFACSWIELAGDEEKSRESADIFQEWGCSESDISKIFERRSSLRKMDIHILRSKLDILSRLGIKSADLVKMVHCRPRLLNCRINIDLNERLVYLEGLFGSKEVLVKAIVRNPSLLIYDFQNKVKPIIAMYESLGLSKEDLITVLLSRPTLIPRTNLNEEKLDYIRRTGVSERSKMYKHVVSIVAISRMETIREKMLSMEKYGLSEDDYLCLIGRSPLVMTLSVDKVQRNMTYILGTMKLPASVVLHNPFLIFFNLEKVLKPRFLIACKIDDMGLAPQIKGPLLLRAMRMSDKRFIKAFISCHPESVAEELLTAYKNAKCVRRLAESSKKNLHTGFPF, translated from the exons ATGGTACTCTTGCACGCCGCCAGGAGAGGTGCTGCTTTTGTTGCCGGCCGCCGCTTGCACAACCGCACCTCTTCATTTTTCGCTTGTTCAT GGATAGAATTAGCTGGTGATGAGGAGAAATCGAGAGAATCAGCTGACATTTTCCAAGAATGGGGTTGTAGTGAGAGTGATATATCCAAGATTTTTGAGCGACGTTCATCTTTACGTAAGATGGACATTCATATCCTTCGGTCTAAGCTCGACATACTCTCTCGCTTGGGCATCAAATCAGCTGACCTTGTAAAGATGGTGCATTGCCGTCCCCGCTTGCTCAACTGCAGAATCAACATTGATCTGAACGAACGCCTTGTATATCTGGAGGGTTTGTTCGGCTCAAAGGAGGTCCTAGTGAAGGCCATCGTGCGGAATCCTTCTCTACTGATCTACGACTTCCAAAACAAAGTGAAACCCATCATTGCCATGTACGAGTCGTTGGGCCTCAGCAAAGAGGACTTGATAACTGTGCTTCTGTCTCGCCCCACTTTGATCCCACGCACTAACCTGAATGAAGAGAAGCTAGATTACATCCGTAGGACTGGAGTCTCGGAGCGTTCAAAGATGTATAAACACGTGGTTTCCATAGTTGCTATATCACGCATGGAGACCATCCGTGAAAAGATGCTGAGTATGGAGAAATACGGGCTCTCGGAGGATGACTATCTTTGTCTCATCGGACGTTCCCCGCTCGTGATGACCCTATCTGTTGATAAAGTCCAGAGGAACATGACATATATACTAGGTACGATGAAGCTACCAGCCAGCGTGGTACTACATAATCCGTTCCTGATCTTCTTCAACCTGGAGAAGGTCCTGAAACCGCGTTTCCTGATAGCATGTAAAATTGACGATATGGGACTTGCTCCTCAGATCAAGGGACCTCTCTTGTTGAGAGCGATGAGGATGTCAGATAAGAGATTCATCAAAGCATTTATATCTTGCCACCCCGAGAGCGTGGCCGAAGAGCTGCTCACGGCATATAAAAATGCTAAATGCGTCAGAAGGTTAGCAGAGTCCTCAAAGAAGAACTTGCATACAGGATTCCCGTTCTGA
- the LOC131007145 gene encoding transcription termination factor MTERF9, chloroplastic-like isoform X3, whose translation MYRIELAGDEEKSRESADIFQEWGCSESDISKIFERRSSLRKMDIHILRSKLDILSRLGIKSADLVKMVHCRPRLLNCRINIDLNERLVYLEGLFGSKEVLVKAIVRNPSLLIYDFQNKVKPIIAMYESLGLSKEDLITVLLSRPTLIPRTNLNEEKLDYIRRTGVSERSKMYKHVVSIVAISRMETIREKMLSMEKYGLSEDDYLCLIGRSPLVMTLSVDKVQRNMTYILGTMKLPASVVLHNPFLIFFNLEKVLKPRFLIACKIDDMGLAPQIKGPLLLRAMRMSDKRFIKAFISCHPESVAEELLTAYKNAKCVRRLAESSKKNLHTGFPF comes from the exons ATGTACA GGATAGAATTAGCTGGTGATGAGGAGAAATCGAGAGAATCAGCTGACATTTTCCAAGAATGGGGTTGTAGTGAGAGTGATATATCCAAGATTTTTGAGCGACGTTCATCTTTACGTAAGATGGACATTCATATCCTTCGGTCTAAGCTCGACATACTCTCTCGCTTGGGCATCAAATCAGCTGACCTTGTAAAGATGGTGCATTGCCGTCCCCGCTTGCTCAACTGCAGAATCAACATTGATCTGAACGAACGCCTTGTATATCTGGAGGGTTTGTTCGGCTCAAAGGAGGTCCTAGTGAAGGCCATCGTGCGGAATCCTTCTCTACTGATCTACGACTTCCAAAACAAAGTGAAACCCATCATTGCCATGTACGAGTCGTTGGGCCTCAGCAAAGAGGACTTGATAACTGTGCTTCTGTCTCGCCCCACTTTGATCCCACGCACTAACCTGAATGAAGAGAAGCTAGATTACATCCGTAGGACTGGAGTCTCGGAGCGTTCAAAGATGTATAAACACGTGGTTTCCATAGTTGCTATATCACGCATGGAGACCATCCGTGAAAAGATGCTGAGTATGGAGAAATACGGGCTCTCGGAGGATGACTATCTTTGTCTCATCGGACGTTCCCCGCTCGTGATGACCCTATCTGTTGATAAAGTCCAGAGGAACATGACATATATACTAGGTACGATGAAGCTACCAGCCAGCGTGGTACTACATAATCCGTTCCTGATCTTCTTCAACCTGGAGAAGGTCCTGAAACCGCGTTTCCTGATAGCATGTAAAATTGACGATATGGGACTTGCTCCTCAGATCAAGGGACCTCTCTTGTTGAGAGCGATGAGGATGTCAGATAAGAGATTCATCAAAGCATTTATATCTTGCCACCCCGAGAGCGTGGCCGAAGAGCTGCTCACGGCATATAAAAATGCTAAATGCGTCAGAAGGTTAGCAGAGTCCTCAAAGAAGAACTTGCATACAGGATTCCCGTTCTGA
- the LOC131006420 gene encoding uncharacterized protein LOC131006420 isoform X1, translating into MSAAAATAVVALINHHATSGAEKLKPRSLSSHNPFAKKVLRVGRFYAPSNRTFHKHLTGVKFRRPFSPVMEWQDCTVKKEIDVPISVAYQCYSDREAIPEWMPFISSVKILEDKPDLSRWSLKYKAFGRDIEFSWLARNMQPILNQKIHWRSLEGLPNRGAVRFFPKGADSCSVELTVSYEVPPLLTPVASALQPFLESLLVRGLERFANFAKTYSTESRA; encoded by the exons ATGTCGGCAGCTGCAGCAACGGCGGTGGTAGCACTAATTAACCACCACGCCACATCCGGCGCCGAGAAACTCAAGCCCCGCTCTTTATCCTCCCATAATCCATTCGCCAAAAAAGTGTTGCGTGTCGGCAGATTTTATGCCCCTTCAAACAGGACTTTTCACAAACACCTTACCGGCGTCAAATTCCGGCGGCCCTTCTCCCCCGTCATGGAATGGCAGGATTGCAC GGTGAAGAAGGAAATAGACGTCCCGATTTCAGTTGCTTATCAGTGTTACTCTGATCGTGAAGCCATTCCTGAGTGGATGCCCTTCATATCATCCGTGAAG ATTCTGGAGGACAAACCTGACCTATCAAGATGGTCACTCAAGTATAAAGCATTTGGGCGTGATATAGAATTTTCTTGGCTCGCGCGAAATATGCAG CCTATACTAAACCAGAAAATTCACTGGAGATCTCTCGAGGGTCTTCCTAATAG GGGAGCTGTAAGATTTTTCCCTAAAGGTGCTGATTCTTGTTCGGTAGAA CTTACGGTTTCGTATGAAGTTCCACCACTGCTGACTCCAGTGGCATCT GCACTGCAACCTTTCCTCGAAAGCTTGCTTGTTCGCGGACTGGAACGCTTCGCAAACTTCGCCAAAACCTATTCGACTGAATCAAGAGCATAG
- the LOC131006420 gene encoding uncharacterized protein LOC131006420 isoform X2, giving the protein MSAAAATAVVALINHHATSGAEKLKPRSLSSHNPFAKKVLRVGRFYAPSNRTFHKHLTGVKFRRPFSPVMEWQDCTVKKEIDVPISVAYQCYSDREAIPEWMPFISSVKILEDKPDLSRWSLKYKAFGRDIEFSWLARNMQPILNQKIHWRSLEGLPNRGAVRFFPKGADSCSVELSCNAAYGFV; this is encoded by the exons ATGTCGGCAGCTGCAGCAACGGCGGTGGTAGCACTAATTAACCACCACGCCACATCCGGCGCCGAGAAACTCAAGCCCCGCTCTTTATCCTCCCATAATCCATTCGCCAAAAAAGTGTTGCGTGTCGGCAGATTTTATGCCCCTTCAAACAGGACTTTTCACAAACACCTTACCGGCGTCAAATTCCGGCGGCCCTTCTCCCCCGTCATGGAATGGCAGGATTGCAC GGTGAAGAAGGAAATAGACGTCCCGATTTCAGTTGCTTATCAGTGTTACTCTGATCGTGAAGCCATTCCTGAGTGGATGCCCTTCATATCATCCGTGAAG ATTCTGGAGGACAAACCTGACCTATCAAGATGGTCACTCAAGTATAAAGCATTTGGGCGTGATATAGAATTTTCTTGGCTCGCGCGAAATATGCAG CCTATACTAAACCAGAAAATTCACTGGAGATCTCTCGAGGGTCTTCCTAATAG GGGAGCTGTAAGATTTTTCCCTAAAGGTGCTGATTCTTGTTCGGTAGAA CTTTCTTGTAATGCAGCTTACGGTTTCGTATGA